One window of the Suricata suricatta isolate VVHF042 chromosome 7, meerkat_22Aug2017_6uvM2_HiC, whole genome shotgun sequence genome contains the following:
- the LOC115295434 gene encoding class I histocompatibility antigen, Gogo-B*0103 alpha chain-like, with the protein MWGAMPRTFLLLLSGALTVTQTWAGSHSLRYFSTAVSEPGPGELRYLEVGYVDDTQFVRFDCDAPSQRYEPRAPWIKQEGPEYWEELTRIAKNNVQVERGSLQTALRYYNQSESGSHSLQWMYGCDVGPDGRLLRGYYQGSYDGADYIALNEDLRSWTAADTAAQITRRKWEVAGAAEGWRNYLEGTCVEWLHKYLEMGQETLLRAESPKTHVTRHPISDREVTLRCWALGFYPAEITLTWQRDGEDHTQDTELVDTRPAGDGTFQKWAAVVVPSGEEQRYTCHVQHEGLPEPVTVRWEPPPQPSIPILGIIAGVAVALLVVTVVVGAVIWRMKRSGGKGPSYFRPACDDSAQGSDSSLMPPKV; encoded by the exons ATGTGGGGCGCGATGCCCCGAACCTTCCTCCTGCTGCTGTCAGGGGCCCTGACCGTGACCCAGACCTGGGCGG GCTCCCACTCCCTGAGGTATTTCTCCACCGCGGTGTCCGAGCCCGGCCCCGGGGAGCTCCGCTACTTGGAAGTCGGCTACGTGGACGACACGCAGTTCGTGCGGTTCGACTGCGACGCCCCGAGTCAGAGGTACGAGCCGCGGGCACCGTGGATAAAGCAGGAGGGACCGGAGTACTGGGAGGAGCTGACGCGGATCGCCAAGAACAACGTACAGGTGGAGCGAGGAAGTCTGCAGACCGCCCTCCGCTACTACAACCAGAGCGAGTCCG ggtCTCACAGCCTCCAGTGGATGTACGGCTGTGACGTGGGGCCGGACGGACGCCTCCTCCGCGGGTACTATCAGGGCTCCTACGACGGCGCGGATTACATCGCCCTGAACGAGGACCTGCGCTCCTGGACCGCGGCGGACACGGCGGCGCAGATCACCCGCCGCAAGTGGGAGGTGGCCGGGGCGGCGGAGGGCTGGAGGAACTACCTGGAGGGCACGTGCGTGGAGTGGCTGCACAAGTACCTGGAGATGGGGCAGGAGACGCTGCTGCGCGCAG AATCTCCCAAGACACATGTGACCCGCCACCCCATCTCTGACCGTGAGGTGACGCTGaggtgctgggccctgggcttcTACCCTGCGGAGATCACCCTGACCTGGCAGCGTGATGGGGAGGACCACACCCAGGACACGGAGCTTGTGGACACCAGGCCTGCGGGAGATGGGACCTTCCAGAAGTGGGCGGCGGTGGTGGTGCCttctggagaggagcagagatacACGTGCCACGTGCAACACGAGGGGCTGCCTGAGCCCGTCACCGTGAGATGGG agCCGCCTCCTCAGCCCTCCATCCCCATCCTGGGCATCATTGCTGGTGTGGCTGTCGCTCTCCTTGTGGTCACTGTGGTGGTTGGAGCTGTGATCTGGAGGATGAAGCGCTCAG GAGGAAAGGGACCGAGCTACTTTCGCCCTGCAT GCGATGACAGTGCCCAGGGCTCTGATTCATCCCTAATGCCTCCTAAAG TGTGA